One uncultured Jannaschia sp. DNA segment encodes these proteins:
- a CDS encoding polysaccharide deacetylase, which yields MGGAALNPDAPWTTPEAEWRRDVERVRAGRRLAPDRWPDGARCAFALSFDCDHETFELGAGRAAIGRLAWGEFGRRAGLPRVLATLTRHDVRATMFLPAVAGLIDPGAVAALTGPGHEVGVHGWIHENNSKLDRDTERELMIRARDALREMTGTEPVGHRAANWDLSANTVELVAELGFAYDSSLMADDTCYELLSDGTPTGVVEIPVDWVRDDAVYLLFNRDPPTRPWTPPEAVFDIFRREFDAAFDEGGLCQLVMHPFVIGYRSRIWILDELIAHAKSRGAVWFPTHAELAAWVTSDAAYA from the coding sequence GTGGGAGGTGCTGCCCTGAACCCCGACGCGCCCTGGACCACGCCCGAAGCCGAGTGGCGCCGCGATGTCGAGCGCGTCCGCGCGGGTCGGCGGTTGGCCCCGGATCGCTGGCCCGACGGCGCGCGCTGCGCCTTTGCGCTGTCCTTCGATTGCGATCACGAGACGTTCGAGCTGGGCGCCGGGCGCGCGGCCATCGGGCGACTGGCCTGGGGCGAGTTCGGGCGACGGGCGGGCCTGCCTCGTGTGCTGGCCACTCTTACCCGCCACGACGTGCGCGCGACGATGTTCCTGCCCGCCGTCGCCGGCCTGATCGACCCGGGCGCCGTCGCCGCGCTGACCGGTCCCGGCCACGAGGTCGGCGTCCACGGCTGGATCCACGAGAACAATTCGAAGCTCGATCGCGACACCGAACGCGAGCTGATGATCCGCGCCCGCGATGCCCTGCGCGAGATGACGGGGACGGAGCCGGTCGGCCACCGCGCCGCGAATTGGGACCTGAGCGCGAACACGGTGGAGTTGGTGGCGGAGCTGGGATTTGCCTATGACAGCTCGCTCATGGCCGACGACACCTGCTACGAGCTGCTGTCCGACGGCACGCCCACCGGCGTGGTTGAGATCCCCGTCGACTGGGTGCGCGACGATGCAGTTTACCTTCTGTTCAACCGCGACCCGCCGACCCGGCCCTGGACGCCGCCCGAGGCCGTCTTCGACATCTTCCGCCGCGAATTCGACGCGGCCTTCGACGAGGGCGGGCTCTGCCAGCTTGTCATGCATCCCTTCGTGATCGGCTACCGCTCGAGGATCTGGATCCTCGACGAGTTGATTGCCCACGCGAAATCGCGCGGCGCGGTCTGGTTCCCGACCCATGCGGAGCTGGCCGCCTGGGTCACGTCGGACGCCGCCTACGCCTGA
- a CDS encoding ABC transporter ATP-binding protein, whose amino-acid sequence MTAIELRDLTIGYGGVPVVHDVSLTIPEGESFALVGESGSGKSTILKAIAGIAPEWEGGIDVLGKPRSHGPDRAFSRVCQMVFQDPYASLHPRKTIDATLAEPLVIHGAPGGGARVVEVLESVGLDARFRFRFPHQLSGGQRQRVAIARALMLEPKVLLLDEPTSALDVSVQAEILNLLKRLRRERNLTYLMVTHNLHVVGFMCDRLAVMRHGRVVEVALSSALHDGAFTDPYARELYSASGGAEGFDAA is encoded by the coding sequence ATGACCGCGATCGAACTCCGCGACCTGACCATCGGCTATGGCGGCGTGCCCGTTGTGCACGACGTGTCGCTCACCATCCCCGAGGGGGAAAGCTTCGCGCTGGTTGGCGAGTCCGGGTCGGGAAAGTCGACCATCCTGAAGGCCATTGCGGGCATCGCGCCCGAATGGGAGGGCGGCATCGACGTGCTGGGCAAACCCCGCAGCCATGGCCCGGACCGGGCGTTTTCGCGTGTCTGTCAGATGGTGTTCCAGGATCCCTATGCCTCGCTCCACCCGCGCAAGACCATCGACGCGACGCTGGCCGAACCCTTGGTGATCCACGGCGCCCCGGGGGGCGGCGCGCGGGTGGTGGAGGTGCTGGAATCCGTCGGCCTCGACGCGCGCTTTCGGTTCCGCTTCCCGCACCAGCTTTCGGGCGGGCAGCGCCAGCGCGTGGCCATCGCCCGCGCCCTGATGCTGGAGCCGAAGGTGCTGCTGCTGGACGAGCCGACCTCGGCGCTGGACGTCTCAGTCCAGGCGGAAATCCTGAACCTTCTGAAGCGGTTGCGGCGCGAACGTAACCTGACCTACCTGATGGTGACGCATAACCTGCACGTGGTGGGGTTCATGTGCGACCGGCTGGCCGTGATGCGCCATGGCCGCGTGGTCGAGGTGGCGCTGTCATCGGCCCTGCACGACGGCGCCTTCACCGATCCCTATGCCCGTGAGCTCTATTCCGCGTCCGGCGGAGCGGAGGGGTTCGATGCAGCCTGA
- a CDS encoding GAF domain-containing protein produces the protein MQPDAFDTALSKATTPDDAYAALMALTRARVPARLFTIMTVDLDAMEARRAFTSHPEAYPTSGTKPIEMNDWFARVVTDGEVFVAQTLAEIAQVFPDHALIGSLGCGAVVNLPVVRGGTVGATVNILDAEGSYPPEVVAEAEALISFAARALDRIAALQA, from the coding sequence ATGCAGCCTGACGCCTTCGACACCGCCTTGTCCAAGGCGACCACGCCCGACGACGCCTATGCCGCGCTGATGGCCTTGACCCGCGCCCGCGTGCCGGCCCGGCTCTTCACGATCATGACGGTGGACCTCGATGCGATGGAGGCGCGACGCGCCTTCACCAGCCATCCGGAGGCCTATCCGACCTCGGGGACCAAGCCGATTGAGATGAATGACTGGTTCGCCCGCGTCGTGACCGATGGCGAAGTCTTCGTGGCGCAGACATTGGCGGAGATCGCGCAAGTCTTTCCCGACCACGCGCTGATCGGGTCGCTGGGCTGCGGCGCGGTGGTCAACCTGCCGGTCGTCCGGGGCGGGACGGTCGGAGCGACGGTGAACATCCTCGATGCCGAGGGCAGCTACCCGCCGGAGGTCGTGGCCGAGGCCGAGGCCCTGATCTCCTTCGCCGCGCGTGCCCTCGACCGGATCGCGGCGCTTCAGGCGTAG